One genomic region from Plasmodium chabaudi chabaudi strain AS genome assembly, chromosome: 7 encodes:
- a CDS encoding CLPTM1 domain-containing protein, putative, with protein MDANTATTPAPGGQGQNANGNENQRVPFFQKIISIIVQMLIMHTIMNFMSGGKNKVDPKNESGNINNLVLRNSFENDDIFDIYVFLSNNHSLDFEYIQKNSKLIQIREKELYSYKQFSKYEKFEYSFYLDDTWKGEKYLSVIAIPLHCYDKRNESSLLKSTIKKSFKQNILVDNIPLTVKKEPYEADKNEKYNLMKDDYKVKKKKKKEEFYHIKKRIDINIVHDLSKHRVSEFNIPQLKNWKININARTYTPPLFLSDFWLIENDYYVLDNEFFKDKEKRVNYISVYDPYMIRKNYHKNNKKNDLYVYPDMIEKNSDENKLISIDINYGVCGFMYYMFVKQMDASILMMEKKQSFSLQNLSNVTAHKEINMMKKILMTTNIYMLIFSAVFILLHTIFSFFAFKNDMQFWHQNESMEGLSALSVITSFVCDIILALYLYDSEDTSWLLLFEMFLGVALSAWKVTKAVNVSFSKQYPYIIMKDKKNYTESMTKKYDKIAVKYVGIVLIPCFIGYAIYSLFYNKYKSWYSYIISVLAGTVYTFGFIMMTPQLYINYKLKSVEHLPWKALIYKSLNTFIDDIAFFLIDMPWMHKLSCFRDDIIFLCYIYQRCIYRVDKNRKKTLLSEQKNENGNDSTQPNQIQNGDSDKKND; from the coding sequence atggaTGCTAACACCGCCACCACCCCTGCTCCTGGAGGGCAAGGGCAAAACGCAAATGGAAATGAAAATCAAAGAGTTCCATTTTttcagaaaataatatcaatCATTGTTCAAATGCTAATAATGCACACAATTATGAATTTTATGTCTGGTgggaaaaataaagtagACCCAAAAAATGAGTCtggaaatattaataactTAGTATTACGAAACAGttttgaaaatgatgatatatttgatatatatgtatttttaagtaATAATCATTCATTagattttgaatatatacaaaaaaatagtaaattGATACAAATAAGAGAAAAggaattatattcatataagcaatttagtaaatatgaaaagtttgaatattctttttatcTTGATGATACATGGAAAGgcgaaaaatatttaagtgTCATTGCTATTCCATTGCATTGTTATGATAAGCGTAATGAATCctcattattaaaaagcacaataaaaaaaagttttaaacaaaatattttagttGACAATATACCACTTACTGTTAAAAAAGAACCATATGAGGCtgacaaaaatgaaaaatataatttaatgaaaGATGATtataaagttaaaaaaaaaaagaagaaagaagaattttatcatataaaaaaaagaatagatataaatattgtacACGATTTATCAAAACATAGAGTTAGTGAATTTAATATACctcaattaaaaaattggaaaattaatataaatgccCGCACATATACACCTCCACTTTTTTTGTCGGATTTTTGGTTAATTgaaaatgattattatgtattagataatgaattttttaaggATAAAGAGAAGAGAGTGAATTATATTTCAGTATATGATCCATATATGATacgaaaaaattatcataaaaataataagaaaaatgaCCTATATGTATATCCTGATAtgattgaaaaaaattcagatgaaaataaattaatatcaaTCGATATAAATTATGGAGTTTGTGgttttatgtattatatgtttGTAAAACAAATGGATGCGTCTATATTAatgatggaaaaaaaacaatctTTTTCACTTCaaaatttatcaaatgTAACTGCccataaagaaataaatatgatgaaaaaaattttaatgacaacaaatatttatatgctaatattttcagcggtatttatattattgcatacaatattttcattttttgcttttaaaaatgatatgcAATTTTGGCATCAAAATGAATCAATGGAAGGTTTATCAGCACTTAGTGTTATTACTTCATTTGTTTGCGATATCATATTagcattatatttatatgattcaGAAGATACATCATGGTTATTATTGTTTGAGATGTTCTTAGGAGTTGCATTATCAGCATGGAAAGTAACTAAAGCAGTTAATGTTTCATTTAGTAAACAATatccatatattattatgaaagataaaaaaaattatactgAATCCATgactaaaaaatatgataaaattgcTGTTAAATATGTAGGAATTGTATTAATACCATGCTTTATTGGATATGCAATATattctcttttttataataaatataaatcatgGTATTCTTATATAATATCCGTTTTAGCTGGAACAGTTTATACCTTTGGTTTTATTATGATGACACctcaattatatattaattataaacttAAATCTGTTGAGCATTTACCATGGAAAgcattaatttataaatccttaaatacatttattgATGATATTgctttctttttaattgaTATGCCATGGATGCATAAGTTGTCATGCTTTCGTGACGATATAATATTCTTGTGTTACATATATCAAAGATGTATATATAGAGTGGACAAgaacagaaaaaaaacacttTTAAGTGAAcagaaaaatgaaaatggcAATGATTCTACTCAACCTAATCAAATTCAAAACGGTGATtcagacaaaaaaaatgattaa
- a CDS encoding apical exonemal protein, putative — MDNSYIIQKTINYDEIWKEEINEDKGNNNPDEEETYIPHHNILDYTLLYKKYKEKNNIKYYNKLPVNAYRYPLKYKDGCFDALKRELINDQIDKDEYNYSNDDFTKHKERKFMNNYEGNLRISLQQNPFDETATSDNTQDDNVNELDRNKKKSLREKIYDGEVIFYDDYIEQLAAKDYERFFKKPYEVKKIDEGGKYYFYGKKLIMDKNEDIYRKYNNYNDEYFIKKLQLYETKKKKDNKNLEYKIKEKQKQNQEKILELECQKLDYTDRKFIQEIKDENKSKNLNIYKFYKNNKSIFEKKIPDVIKKELLYGHIPDIILPANVRKTKHPQNCTVPLSSLYAYAQYIDDMFKCPYIYTAIDAELTKYWKTDDNEIINNIKSEKIKKSYKQDIYAVSKEQLEKYSKLNKPYDNNKHTNIQDIISSFNSKLQKKERKTETVCNGRYVI, encoded by the coding sequence atggataactcttatattatacaaaaaacaataaattatgatgaAATATGGAAGGAAGAAATTAATGAAGATAAAGGCAATAACAATCCTGATGAGGAAGAGACTTATATTCCTCATCATAACATTTTAGAttatacattattatataaaaaatataaagaaaaaaacaatattaaatattataataaattaccAGTAAATGCTTATAGATATCCACTAAAATATAAGGATGGATGTTTTGATGCTTTAAAACgagaattaataaatgatcaaattgataaagatgaatataattattcaaatgatgattttacaaaacataaagaaagaaaatttatgaataattatgaagGAAATTTGAGAATTTCGCTCCAACAAAATCCATTCGATGAAACAGCTACCAGTGATAATACTCAAGATGATAATGTAAACGAATTAGacagaaataaaaaaaagtcaTTACGAGAAAAGATATACGATGGAGAAGTCATCTTTTATGATGATTATATAGAGCAATTAGCCGCCAAAGATTATGAACGTTTTTTTAAGAAACCCTATGAAGTTAAAAAGATCGATGAAGGAggtaaatattatttttatggaaaaaaattgattatggataaaaatgaagatatCTATAGaaagtataataattataatgatgaatattttattaaaaaattacaattgtatgaaacaaaaaagaaaaaagacaataaaaatttggaaTATAagataaaagaaaaacagAAACAAAATCAAGAGAAAATATTAGAATTGGAATGCCAAAAATTAGATTATACAGATCGAAAGTTTATAcaagaaataaaagatgagaataaatcaaaaaatttaaatatatataaattttataaaaataataaaagtatatttgaaaaaaaaattccagatgtaataaaaaaagaattattatatgggCACATTCCAGATATTATTTTACCAGCTAATGTCAGAAAAACGAAACATCCCCAAAATTGTACGGTTCCTTTAAGTagtttatatgcatatgcacAATACATTGATGATATGTTTAAGTGcccatatatttataccgCTATAGATGCtgaattaacaaaatattggAAAACTGATGACaatgaaattataaataatattaaatcagaaaaaataaaaaaatcttATAAGCAAGATATATATGCTGTAAGCAAAGAGcaattagaaaaatatagtaaGCTTAACAAGCCATATGATAATAACAAACATACAAATATTCAAGATATAATCTCAAGTTTTAATtcaaaattacaaaaaaaagaacgGAAAACTGAAACAGTTTGCAATGGAAGATATGTTATATAA
- a CDS encoding mitochondrial ribosomal protein S9 precursor, putative, with the protein MSMLYVGKIGKILLKSDKGKYMCNLHRWVNTSSSQNELNKKRKNDYILSLDEALYLSKEMGIKTTTEVQRIIMRSPPFSNDKSPFVIDNFFENVRKDKDADEIDEIDKKIKELELESDKKKEIEEETEESLNYKYNDEAKKMNNNVIDNFFLENFNKKRIKTFIHNNLEWLEESEGIGTNKRSCAYVYLKRGSGIIKINNEEDLYIRWPYFYNRMDVLEPFYLTNTACVYDVFIKLKGGGISGQSKAARLAIGRALLNACPLIHDELNQHDILYEDMRQKFPKMPGRKKSRAMKQWSKR; encoded by the coding sequence ATGAGCATGTTGTATGTAGGAAAAATTGGGAAAATACTATTAAAATCGGATAAGGGGAAATATATGTGCAATTTGCATAGGTGGGTAAATACTTCTTCCTCccaaaatgaattaaataaaaaaagaaagaatgattatatattatcattagaCGAAGCATTGTATTTATCTAAAGAAATGGGTATTAAAACAACTACCGAAGTGCaaagaataataatgagATCTCCACCATTTTCTAATGACAAAAGTCCGTTTGTTATTGATAacttttttgaaaatgtgAGAAAAGATAAAGATGCCGATGAGATTGAtgaaattgataaaaaaatcaagGAGTTAGAACTAGAAtcagataaaaaaaaagaaatcgAAGAGGAAACCGAAGAaagtttaaattataaatacaatgacgaagcaaaaaaaatgaataataatgttatagataatttttttcttgaaaattttaacaaaaaaaggataaagacttttattcataataatcTTGAATGGTTAGAAGAATCAGAAGGTATAGGAACAAACAAAAGGTCATGTGCCtatgtttatttaaaaagagGTAGTggtattataaaaataaataatgaagaagatttatatattcgatggccatatttttataacagAATGGATGTATTAGaaccattttatttaacaaaCACAGCATGTGTTTATgatgtatttataaaattaaaaggaGGGGGTATTAGTGGTCAATCCAAAGCTGCTAGGTTAGCAATTGGAAGAGCATTACTAAATGCGTGCCCCCTTATCCATGATGAATTAAACCAGcatgatattttatatgaagaCATGCGACAAAAATTCCCAAAAATGCCAGGACGAAAAAAGTCAAGGGCAATGAAACAGTGGTCAAAAAGATAA